A genomic region of Kribbella sp. NBC_00382 contains the following coding sequences:
- the aceE gene encoding pyruvate dehydrogenase (acetyl-transferring), homodimeric type yields the protein MASGHEPPAIITEGMPTQLPDIDPDETREWVESLDAVLDERGKARARYLMLKLIERARERQVGVPALRSTDYINSIPPEREPWFPGDEHIERRIRAFIRWNAAVMVSKANRKGLEVGGHIATYQSAASLYEVGFNHFFRGKDHPGGGDQIFIQGHASPGMYARAFLEGRLTADQLDGFRQEVSRGPHQGLSSYPHPRLMPDFWEYPTVSMGLAALDSIYQARFNRYLHNRGIKDTSDQHVWTFLGDGEMGEPESLGAIGLAAREELDNLTFVVNCNLQQLDGPVRGNGKVIQELEAYFRGAGWNVIKVVWGREWDALLAQDHDGALVNKMNTTPDGQFQTYSVESGEYIRNNFFGGDQRLQAMVRNLSDEDLRKLPRGGHDYRKVYAAFKSAKEHVGQPTVILAQTVKGWTIEALEGRNATHQMKKLTSDDLKTFRDRLYLPIEDKDLEDAYNPPYFHPGKDSPEYQYMMERRSQLGGFLPERRVRPKTLKLPGDDVYKPLAKGNEKTPVATTMALVRLFRDLMKDPEIGHRIVPIAPDEYRTFGMDSMFPTAKIYSPHGQTYEAVDRNLLLAYKESEKGQLLHEGISEAGAMGSMIAAGTAYATHGEPMIPFYIFYSMFGFQRTGDQLWALGDQLGRGFLIGATAGRTTLTGEGLQHADGHSPLLASSNPAAVHYDPAFAYEVAHIVKDGLRRMYGYGLDKDKPYGEDVFYYLTVYNEPVAQPAEPADLDVAALLKGMYRFNEYETASGDDVPRVQLLGSGVALPWIRKAQQILAEEYSVAADIWSVTSWNELRREAIAVEQYNLLHPDEDERVPFITSQLKDTKGPVVAVSDFMRAVQDQISRWVPNDYTSLGTDGWGLADTRAAARRHFQVDAESIVAAALEVLAKRGEVKREVAAEAARKYRIDDPTAVAGVKQEGAGA from the coding sequence GTGGCTTCCGGACACGAACCACCAGCCATCATCACCGAGGGGATGCCCACCCAGCTCCCCGACATCGACCCCGACGAGACCCGCGAGTGGGTCGAGTCGCTCGACGCCGTGCTGGACGAACGCGGCAAGGCGCGAGCGCGCTACCTGATGCTCAAGCTGATCGAGCGAGCCCGGGAGCGACAGGTGGGGGTGCCCGCGCTGCGGAGCACGGACTACATCAACTCGATCCCGCCCGAGCGCGAGCCGTGGTTCCCCGGTGACGAGCACATCGAGCGGCGGATCCGGGCCTTCATCCGGTGGAACGCCGCGGTGATGGTCAGCAAGGCCAACCGCAAGGGCCTGGAGGTCGGCGGCCACATCGCCACCTACCAGTCGGCGGCCAGCCTGTACGAGGTCGGCTTCAACCACTTCTTCCGGGGCAAGGACCACCCGGGCGGTGGCGACCAGATCTTCATCCAGGGCCACGCCTCCCCCGGTATGTACGCCCGCGCCTTCCTCGAGGGCCGGCTGACGGCCGACCAGCTGGACGGTTTCCGCCAGGAGGTCTCCCGCGGCCCGCACCAGGGCCTGTCGTCGTACCCGCACCCGCGGCTGATGCCCGACTTCTGGGAGTACCCGACGGTCTCGATGGGTCTGGCGGCGCTGGACTCGATCTACCAGGCGCGCTTCAACCGGTACCTGCACAACCGCGGCATCAAGGACACCAGCGACCAGCACGTCTGGACGTTCCTCGGTGACGGCGAGATGGGCGAGCCGGAGTCGCTCGGCGCGATCGGCCTGGCCGCCCGCGAGGAGCTCGACAACCTGACCTTCGTGGTCAACTGCAACCTGCAGCAGCTGGACGGCCCGGTCCGCGGCAACGGCAAGGTGATCCAGGAACTCGAGGCGTACTTCCGCGGCGCCGGCTGGAACGTCATCAAGGTGGTCTGGGGCCGGGAGTGGGACGCGCTGCTCGCGCAGGACCACGACGGCGCCCTGGTGAACAAGATGAACACCACCCCGGACGGCCAGTTCCAGACCTACTCGGTCGAGTCCGGCGAGTACATCCGGAACAACTTCTTCGGCGGCGACCAGCGGCTGCAGGCGATGGTCCGGAACCTGTCGGACGAGGACCTGCGCAAGCTGCCCCGTGGTGGGCACGACTACCGCAAGGTCTACGCGGCCTTCAAGAGCGCCAAGGAGCACGTCGGCCAGCCGACCGTCATCCTGGCCCAGACCGTCAAGGGCTGGACGATCGAGGCGCTGGAGGGCCGCAACGCGACCCACCAGATGAAGAAGCTCACCTCGGACGACCTGAAGACCTTCCGCGACCGGCTCTACCTGCCGATCGAGGACAAGGACCTCGAGGACGCCTACAACCCGCCGTACTTCCACCCCGGCAAGGACTCGCCGGAGTACCAGTACATGATGGAGCGGCGTTCGCAGCTCGGCGGCTTCCTGCCCGAGCGCAGGGTCCGGCCGAAGACGCTGAAGCTGCCTGGTGACGACGTCTACAAGCCGCTGGCCAAGGGCAACGAGAAGACGCCGGTGGCGACCACGATGGCGCTCGTCCGGCTGTTCCGCGACCTGATGAAGGACCCGGAGATCGGGCACCGGATCGTGCCGATCGCCCCGGACGAGTACCGGACCTTCGGAATGGACTCGATGTTCCCGACGGCGAAGATCTATTCGCCGCACGGGCAGACGTACGAGGCCGTCGACCGCAACCTGCTCCTCGCTTACAAGGAGTCGGAGAAGGGTCAACTGCTGCACGAGGGCATCAGCGAGGCCGGCGCGATGGGCTCGATGATCGCCGCCGGTACGGCGTACGCGACGCACGGCGAGCCGATGATCCCGTTCTACATCTTCTACTCGATGTTCGGGTTCCAGCGCACCGGCGACCAGCTCTGGGCGCTCGGCGACCAGCTCGGCCGCGGCTTCCTGATCGGCGCGACCGCGGGCCGGACGACGCTGACGGGTGAAGGTCTGCAGCACGCGGACGGCCACTCGCCGCTGCTCGCCTCGTCGAACCCGGCGGCCGTGCACTACGACCCCGCGTTCGCCTACGAGGTCGCGCACATCGTCAAGGACGGCCTGCGCCGGATGTACGGCTACGGGCTGGACAAGGACAAGCCGTACGGCGAGGACGTCTTCTACTACCTCACCGTCTACAACGAGCCGGTCGCGCAGCCGGCCGAGCCCGCCGACCTCGACGTGGCGGCCCTGCTCAAGGGCATGTACCGCTTCAACGAGTACGAGACGGCCTCGGGCGACGACGTACCGCGGGTCCAGCTGCTCGGCTCGGGTGTCGCGCTGCCGTGGATCCGCAAGGCGCAGCAGATCCTCGCCGAGGAGTACTCGGTCGCCGCCGACATCTGGTCGGTGACGAGCTGGAACGAGCTGCGTCGCGAGGCCATCGCGGTGGAGCAGTACAACCTGCTGCACCCGGACGAGGACGAGCGGGTCCCGTTCATCACCTCGCAGCTGAAGGACACCAAGGGCCCGGTCGTCGCGGTCAGCGACTTCATGCGCGCGGTCCAGGACCAGATCTCCCGCTGGGTGCCGAACGACTACACGTCGCTGGGTACCGACGGCTGGGGCCTGGCCGACACCCGTGCGGCGGCTCGCCGGCACTTCCAGGTGGACGCCGAGTCGATCGTCGCCGCCGCCCTGGAGGTCCTCGCCAAGCGCGGCGAGGTCAAGCGCGAGGTCGCCGCCGAGGCTGCCCGCAAGTACCGGATCGACGACCCGACCGCGGTCGCCGGAGTCAAGCAAGAGGGCGCCGGCGCCTAG
- the sfnG gene encoding dimethylsulfone monooxygenase SfnG, which translates to MTTERVSDQTKFAYWVPNVSGGLVTSDIEQRTGWDYEYNKLLAQTAERVGFEYALSQVRYMASYGAEYQHESTTFSLALLLATEKLKVIAAVHPGLWQPGVLAKLGATADHLSNGRFAVNVVSGWFKGEFTALGEPWLEHDERYRRSAEFLQVLRKIWTEDDVEFAGDFYRFRDFTLKPKPLVVPELFQGGNSAAARDNAGKYSDWYFSNGKDFDGVTEQLLDVRRTARAAGREVKFGLNGFVIARDTEKEAREVLREIVAKANKPAVEGFRQAVSQAGASSPEGKGMWADSSFEDLVQYNDGFSTQLIGTPEQIAERIVAYRRRGVDLILAGFLHFQEEIEYFGSRVLPLVRELEAAAAQPELELATV; encoded by the coding sequence ATGACGACGGAGCGGGTGTCGGATCAGACCAAGTTCGCGTACTGGGTGCCGAACGTCAGCGGCGGCCTGGTCACCAGCGACATCGAGCAGCGGACCGGCTGGGACTACGAGTACAACAAGTTGCTGGCGCAGACGGCTGAGCGAGTCGGGTTCGAGTATGCGCTGAGCCAGGTTCGCTACATGGCCAGCTACGGCGCGGAGTACCAGCACGAGTCGACCACGTTCAGTTTGGCGTTGCTGCTGGCAACCGAAAAGCTCAAGGTGATCGCGGCGGTTCATCCGGGGTTGTGGCAACCCGGCGTACTGGCGAAGCTCGGGGCGACGGCGGATCACCTGTCCAACGGGCGGTTCGCGGTCAACGTGGTCAGCGGGTGGTTCAAGGGAGAGTTCACCGCGCTGGGGGAGCCGTGGCTGGAGCACGACGAGCGGTACCGGCGGTCGGCGGAGTTCCTGCAGGTACTGCGCAAGATCTGGACCGAGGACGACGTGGAGTTCGCCGGTGACTTCTACCGGTTCCGCGACTTCACGCTGAAACCCAAGCCCTTGGTGGTTCCCGAGCTCTTCCAGGGCGGCAACTCGGCCGCGGCGCGCGACAACGCGGGCAAGTACTCCGACTGGTACTTCTCCAACGGCAAGGACTTCGACGGCGTCACCGAGCAGCTGCTCGACGTCCGGCGGACCGCGCGGGCGGCCGGACGGGAGGTGAAGTTCGGGCTGAACGGGTTCGTCATCGCCCGGGACACCGAGAAGGAAGCGCGCGAGGTGCTCCGCGAGATCGTTGCCAAGGCCAACAAGCCGGCCGTCGAGGGGTTCCGTCAAGCCGTCTCCCAGGCCGGCGCGTCGTCGCCCGAGGGCAAGGGGATGTGGGCGGACTCGTCGTTCGAGGACCTGGTCCAGTACAACGACGGCTTCAGCACCCAGCTGATCGGCACGCCCGAGCAGATCGCCGAACGCATCGTCGCCTACCGGCGCCGCGGCGTCGACCTCATCCTGGCCGGCTTCCTCCACTTCCAGGAGGAGATCGAGTACTTCGGCAGCCGGGTCCTCCCGCTGGTCAGAGAACTCGAAGCGGCCGCCGCCCAACCCGAGCTGGAACTCGCTACGGTGTGA
- a CDS encoding DUF3052 domain-containing protein — MSATADHADGKSGEPNMASRLGFESGTVVLELGYDDDCDDAFRDAIVELTGEEFTGDDPDDAVDVVLLWFREDDGDLVDALFETLTDLKAGGAVWLMTPKVGREGYVDAAEIAEAAPTAGMQTTSSLSATPDWSATKLVLPKSPKVRK, encoded by the coding sequence GTGAGCGCGACCGCGGACCACGCGGACGGCAAGAGCGGCGAGCCGAACATGGCGAGCCGCCTCGGCTTCGAGAGCGGCACGGTCGTGCTGGAGCTCGGCTACGACGACGACTGTGACGACGCCTTCCGCGACGCCATCGTGGAACTGACCGGTGAGGAATTCACCGGCGACGACCCGGACGACGCAGTCGATGTCGTCCTGCTCTGGTTCCGTGAGGACGACGGGGATCTGGTCGACGCCCTGTTCGAGACGCTGACCGACCTGAAGGCCGGCGGAGCCGTCTGGCTGATGACTCCCAAGGTCGGCCGGGAGGGCTATGTCGACGCGGCGGAGATCGCCGAGGCGGCGCCGACGGCCGGGATGCAGACCACCAGCAGCCTGAGCGCGACCCCGGACTGGTCGGCGACGAAGTTGGTGCTGCCGAAGTCGCCCAAGGTCAGGAAGTGA
- a CDS encoding peroxiredoxin: protein MTGVVVPRVGSQAPDFTARNQHGEQFRLSEYRGRRDVVLVFYPYAFSRVCTSELGALRDRPELLAGAEFVGISCDPMFTLRAYAEAERLEFGLLSDFWPHGAIASEYGVFDSDRGCALRGTFVVDQAGLVRWSVVNEIGAARDPDEYAEALASLRPDLG from the coding sequence GTGACTGGCGTCGTCGTCCCTCGGGTCGGCAGCCAGGCACCGGACTTCACCGCCCGTAACCAGCACGGCGAGCAGTTCCGGCTCTCGGAGTACCGGGGCCGGCGCGACGTCGTCCTGGTGTTCTACCCGTATGCCTTCAGCAGGGTGTGCACGAGCGAACTCGGCGCGCTCCGCGACCGGCCCGAGCTGCTGGCCGGCGCGGAGTTCGTGGGGATCTCGTGCGACCCGATGTTCACGCTCCGCGCGTACGCCGAGGCGGAACGGCTGGAGTTCGGGCTGCTCAGCGACTTCTGGCCGCACGGTGCGATCGCCTCGGAGTACGGGGTGTTCGACAGCGACCGGGGCTGCGCTCTGCGCGGGACGTTCGTGGTCGACCAGGCCGGCCTCGTGCGCTGGTCGGTGGTGAACGAGATCGGCGCGGCCCGCGACCCGGACGAGTACGCGGAGGCGTTGGCAAGTCTTCGCCCCGATCTCGGTTAG